One genomic window of Solanum dulcamara chromosome 10, daSolDulc1.2, whole genome shotgun sequence includes the following:
- the LOC129871357 gene encoding uncharacterized protein LOC129871357 isoform X1: MGWIGEQIDSIKSIQFRQLVTQAISLGMIVTSALIIWKALMCVTGSESPVVVVLSGSMEPGFKRGDILFLHMSKDPIRAGEIVVFNVDGRDIPIVHRVIKVHERKDTGEVNVLTKGDNNPSDDRVLYAHGQRWLQRHHIMGRAVGFLPYVGWVTIIMTEKPIIKVHWDCWSSHQKISGQGTACCPKYYFAIDAMISIGCSRRKNIFLGHTDQ, translated from the exons ATGGGATGGATCGGAGAGCAAATCGATTCGATAAAGTCAATTCAGTTCAGACAACTCGTAACTCAAGCAATTAGTCTTG GGATGATTGTTACATCAGCGCTTATAATATGGAAAGCGTTGATGTGTGTAACTGGCAGCGAGTCACCTGTGGTGGTTGTGCTTTCCGGAAGTATGGAACCTGGCTTTAAAAGG GGTGACATTCTTTTCTTGCATATGAGTAAGGATCCTATTCGTGCGGGAGAAATTGTCGTGTTTAATGTTGAC GGACGTGACATTCCAATTGTTCATCGAGTAATAAAG GTTCACGAACGCAAAGACACTGGAGAAGTTAATGTCCTTACAAAAG GAGACAACAACCCTTCTGATGATAGAGTTCTCTATGCCCATGGTCAACGCTGGCTGCAACGTCATCACATTATGGGGAGAGCTGTTGG GTTCTTGCCTTACGTTGGGTGGGTAACTATAATCATGACTGAAAAGCCAATTATCAAG GTGCATTGGGATTGTTGGTCATCACATCAAAAGATTAGTGGACAAGGAACGGCCTGCTGCCCCAAGTATTATTTTGCTATTGATGCGATGATCTCTATCGGATGTAGtcgaagaaaaaatatttttttaggacATACTGATCAATAA
- the LOC129871357 gene encoding uncharacterized protein LOC129871357 isoform X2 → MGWIGEQIDSIKSIQFRQLVTQAISLGMIVTSALIIWKALMCVTGSESPVVVVLSGSMEPGFKRGDILFLHMSKDPIRAGEIVVFNVDGRDIPIVHRVIKVHERKDTGEVNVLTKGDNNPSDDRVLYAHGQRWLQRHHIMGRAVGFLPYVGWVTIIMTEKPIIKYILIGALGLLVITSKD, encoded by the exons ATGGGATGGATCGGAGAGCAAATCGATTCGATAAAGTCAATTCAGTTCAGACAACTCGTAACTCAAGCAATTAGTCTTG GGATGATTGTTACATCAGCGCTTATAATATGGAAAGCGTTGATGTGTGTAACTGGCAGCGAGTCACCTGTGGTGGTTGTGCTTTCCGGAAGTATGGAACCTGGCTTTAAAAGG GGTGACATTCTTTTCTTGCATATGAGTAAGGATCCTATTCGTGCGGGAGAAATTGTCGTGTTTAATGTTGAC GGACGTGACATTCCAATTGTTCATCGAGTAATAAAG GTTCACGAACGCAAAGACACTGGAGAAGTTAATGTCCTTACAAAAG GAGACAACAACCCTTCTGATGATAGAGTTCTCTATGCCCATGGTCAACGCTGGCTGCAACGTCATCACATTATGGGGAGAGCTGTTGG GTTCTTGCCTTACGTTGGGTGGGTAACTATAATCATGACTGAAAAGCCAATTATCAAG TATATATTGATAGGTGCATTGGGATTGTTGGTCATCACATCAAAAGATTAG
- the LOC129870975 gene encoding uncharacterized mitochondrial protein AtMg00240-like, translating into MKDLGGAKPVGTPLEQNKKLTSVKYDEHISPESSADDQILQQPKRYQRLMGRLLYLTMTRPDIAFPVQVLSQYMHNPKESHMESALRVIRYLKKAPGLGLLMPSENTNALTSYCDSDWGSCLETRRSVTGYLVKFGGALISWKSKK; encoded by the exons atgaaagacctAG GAGGAGCTAAGCCTGTAGGAACACCATTAGAGCAGAACAAGAAGCTTACATCAGTGAAGTATGATGAACACATTTCACCTGAGAGCAGTGCTGATGATCAGATACTACAGCAGCCTAAAAGATATCAAAGACTTATGGGAAGACTCTTGTACCTCACCATGACCAGACCTGATATAGCCTTCCCAGTCCAGGTACTGAGCCAGTACATGCACAATCCTAAAGAGTCACACATGGAATCAGCACTTAGAGTTATCAGATATCTCAAGAAAGCTCCAGGTCTGGGATTATTAATGCCATCTGAAAATACAAATGCACTTACTTCCTACTGTGACTCAGACTGGGGATCTTGTCTTGAAACAAGGAGGTCAGTCACCGGATATCTGGTGAAGTTTGGCGGAGCACTGATCTCttggaaatcaaagaaataa